tcatgggatatatatatatatatacatgtatgacaGGGAAATAGGCAGAGAATTCATTTTGTTGGACAGGAGATCTCTGCGTTTCATGCATCTGTTTACagagcagacctgtttacccttacgattttggcgtaatttattatgattttctgcaaaaaatacgccattccgctatccgtgtcaagactacgattttcataaataaaataaataaaaaagaataaaaaataatttttattttttttattttttattaattcacatgtttggcattggttttttcaatggcaacatggggtgaaaaagcacaggactgaccagagatcatgtctgtctgatgagacgctggagagccttctagtggtgaagtcttgccctcactcattcggcaagcgcaagtacagtagagaagcgcttgacacactgaaaaaggcctactacgagcaaaagaaaaagaatcagtgatgcatgtgcttttgatgtgatcttctttgaaattatgatgactacaaaaattgactgatgtgttttgtttatgaatgatggatatatgtgcatgattgcgtttcgcagacacagttgtcatgtgcgttgtaattggcgacgaatgctggatgattactatttttgtgccaggattactatttttggggctgagcattactccaaaacacttatgggggtaaacaggtctgacagagagaaaaagatccTTTCATAACGTAATATTCTGAACATTTATTATCCTTGACCAAAATGAGAAACAATATTCAataaacaaaactaaacaaaaagaGGTACACATataaactgaaatgcaatcttTCCTTACAAGCACAGCCTGTAGATCTTATTTCAAAACAGTGATGCAAAAGATCTAAAAGAAATTCCAAGAACATGAGATAGAAACTTACCGGTTAGGTACATAGAATGCACATATACTTATGGTTTATACTGAGTGATCAGAAGGAAATTAGTCAGTTTCTTTCACCAGAGATCAGGAATCACGTACCACATAGAAATTGCTCAAAACTAAGAAAACATAATTTCACAAATTTACCATGAGATACTCTTCAGTTTTACAAGCTACATGCCTCTCACTGTTCACTCAATGTTTTCAACATAAGATAGTCAGGAATTTAATGTCATCAATAAACAAGAGTACTATACAGAATTAATATGATTGTACCGgttacaagtgtgtgtgtttaaacgaGCATTTACCTTGCACACTCTAGCAGCATCAACATCTTCAAAAATTATGCTGATATTAAACAcaaggttttttttacaaatgactTGAGTAAAACAGATGTGAACGGGGAAGAAGAAGCCACAGAATGCATCTACATAATGCGATAATACCTCAGGACTATTTTCAATGAGAATACTGCACATTGTACACAACTTTCTGTGTTCAGCCACATACTAAACACAACTGCATACTTCACTAAAACAACTCACctaaaaaatgcaaaataatgtACATGTTCTTTTCTAGTCAttaaacacaaccacactctTCATTACATCCACCTAACTTCAATAAAAATGCAGCACGCTTCCCTGGAGCTACCTAATGTTCAATGTTAGTGTGGTATGGAATTTTTGTCATCTATCACAGGTTCCTCTTGATTCTCATTTTCATCTTGCACAGAGTCACTCAAGTCTGGCACGGCACTCTGCTTGTGCCACAGTTCATAGTACTTGCTCAGAGGGTTTGCCATCAACTCAAAATGAGTGCCTCGCTCAGCCACGCGTCCATTTTCCAAGACAAAAATCTCATCAGCGTCCACCACTGTTGAGAGTCGATGGGCTATCACGATGGTGGTGCGTCCTTGGGTGATTCGTCTGAGGGCTCGAAGGATGTTCTgttgaaaacaagaagagcaaacgctcgatcgagtcactttcgcagttctgaatattatatgaggcatcagatggacaggaagaaattgctattcacaacacaatgcatacctgaagcatacctgtgaccttgaaaaaggtcaaaggtcaccaaagcagacgtcaaagtgtagaggtcactgggagtcacgttcacataaaatttgagcccggtcacttttatagtttccgagaaaagcccaacgttaagttgtgtgttgccgaacagaaaaggctagttatctcccttgtttttctgataacgttcgtaaaaggctacagatgtaaatactttgatgtaaagaataatcctacaaagtttcaatcacatccgatgaactttgtcaaagatataaaatgtctaatttttcctttgacgctgacctgtgaccttgaaaaaggtcaaaggtcaacgaaaccatcgttaaagtgtagaggtcattggaggtcacgactaaacaaaatatgagcccgatcgctttgatagtttccgagaaaagtccaacgttaaggtggtgtctacggacggccggccggccggccggccggacagactaacactgaccgattacatagagtcacattttctcaagtgactcaaaaatgatcACAAATAACAGGTATGTGTGGGTTaaaagcatacacacaaacaaaagagaGGAACTGCGCATGACTggacatatacacacagacttttttttatacaCACAGAGCAAGGTAATTCAGCTGCAAAGCAACTGCAAATCTTGATGGAGTGAGAATTGGCAAATGCTCCCCATTATCATAACACTTTCAAGGCAAATATATCCACCCAAAATCGTTCTTCAACAGGATGTATGCAAGGGAAGGTATCTCACAGCTATGCACAGAACAATAACAAGTAAATTGAAAGCTTATGCCAACAgcatacaaaacaaaatgaagcaAAGCATTTAAATTTAGAAGAGATGGAGTAGGTGGGTATTCCCGGGAACATTTATCATcatctaggtgtgtgtgtgtgtgtgtgtgtgtgtgcgagtgcatgcctgtatgtgtgtgcgtgcacgtgtgtgagagtgtgtgtgtgagtatatatCGAAATTCCCTTTTGTTACAGAAACTTCTTTGTCATAAATGAACTGACCTGCTCTGTGATGGTGTCAAGTGATGATGTGGCTTCATCGTACACCAGGATGGGTGTGTCTTTCATGATGGCACGGGCAATGGCAACCCTTTGCTTCTCTCCGCCTGTTGAAGACATTCACATTTTGATCTTTATTATATTCTATATTTATTTAATGATAATGGCATTTGAGTAACAAATGTTCCATTTTGACCATTACAATGTGACACAGATTGCTGATGAAAACAAAACTTCCAGATTCTCATCAAGAAATAAGTCCGTAGTCGATGGGCAACATTAGAAAACAGTCAAAATTTGCATTGCAGTTTGCACATGTGTGACAACATTACAAGCTCACAGCAAAGATAAGACTCAAAATAATGCCTGAAGCTTTGCAAAGAGAGAAGTAGGCTGATACTTGCATCGCAAAAAGGACCAAAAGACAATTGTTTTCTGACCAAAACATtgataaacaaagaaaaaaaatcccacctATTGACCACCTCTTTCTCCGACCTACTTCCTTCACAAAAGGCCAAAATATAATTGTTTTCTGCATCAAACACtgaagaagaaataaagaagaaagCAACTCCCACCTACCACCCtcctaaaaaaaaagataagaaAAAGTAAGaagcaacaagtcgcgtaagacgaatttactacatttagtcaagctgtagaacgcacagaatgaaactgaacgcactgcattttttcacaaggaccgtagtccgccgctcaagcaaaacgcagtgaaactgacgagcccgtttagtgcggtagtggtttcgctgtgctgcatagcacgcttttctgtacctctcttcgttttaactttctgagcgtgtttttaatccaaacatatcatatctatatgtttttggaatcaggaaccgacaaggaataagatgaaattgtttttaaatcgatttcggaaatttaattttggtcataatttttatattattaattttcagagcttgtttttaatccgaatataacatatttatatgtttttggaatcagaaaatgatgaagaataagatgaacgtaaatttggatcgttttataaaaaaaaaattaattacaattttctgatttttaatgaccaaagtcattaatcaatttttaagccaccaagctgaaatgcaataccaaagtccggcctttgtcgaagattgctttacaaaaatgtcaatcaatctgattgaaaaatgagggtgtgacagtgccgcctcaacttttacaaaaagccggatatgacgtcatcaaagacatttatcgaaaaaatgaaaaaaacgtctggggatatcatacccaggaactctcatgtaaaatttcataaacattggtccagtagtttactctgaatcgctctacacacacacacacacacacacgcacacagacacaccacacaccacgaccctcgtctcgattccccctctatgttaaaacttgactaaatgtaaaaagaaaaacaaaacaacaaacaacaaaaccaataacaaacaacaaaaccaaaactaaacaacaacaacaaaacacacataacaacaaaaacgaagcaaaacaacaacaacaacaacaaccacaaaatgGGATCTTTACCTGACAGTTTCAGGCCTCTCTCTCCAACCTGTGTCTTATACTGTGCAGGGAATCGGGTCGTGATGGCGTCATGGATTTCTGCCATCTTTGCTGCCTCATACACATCCTGCTCGGACTTCTGCAGGTTGCCGTAGTGAATGTTGTGAAACACTGTGTCGTGAAACAAAACACAGTCCTGCAACAAAAAATAACCACAGTGCTTTTCTGTGTCAGTTGCTACTACAGCGTTgtttacaaaaataaagaagCTGGAACAAACAGGAACTccagtctttcggatgagacgaaaaaccgaggtcccttcgtgtacactacattggggtgtgcacgttaaagatcacacgattgacaaaagggtctttcctggcaaaattgtataggcatagataaaaatgtccaccaaaatacccgtgtgacttggaataataggccgtgaaaagtaggatatgcgccgaaatggctgcgatctgctggccgatgtgaatgcgtgatgtattgtgtaaaaaaaattccatctcacacggcataaatatatccctgcgccttgaatataaattgaaaaaaaaaaaaaaaaaaatccctgcgcttagaactgtacccacggaatatgcgcgatataagcctcatattgattgattgattgactccAGAATACAGCAGAACCCTACTTTTAAGACATTTTCTGCATTCCTGAGCTATTTACTCTCAGTGTCGCCTCATGGTAGGAGTTTCAGATGCACTGGTTTTTTCCCCCCCGAAAGCAGCATGACGTTGTCTTCAAGGGTAGGTTGGCTTCTCTTTGACTGTTTGTTCTCACTGTCTTTGGCTTCCCTGTTTCACATTTTGTTCTGAAGCTTTGTTATGAAGCAcacattttattaaaaaaaaatttacactCACAAGtggctttttttgttgttgttgaaattaattcataaaaaaaaattaccacTTGGCTCacaaagcagtcaggatgtcgATTTATttgacagtggtacctgcgataaaAGACCACCATTGGGACCAGTTAAAAGTGTccttacattgcaggtggcctgtcatgagaggtattttggtcaagataatagacaaagggactccagaaggtgtccttttatgggaggtgtccactcatcagaggtgtccactcatcagaggggcctcacataGCAGGTGCCactgtatgtgtccaagtggagggatggtcttatcccacgtaaaagcctgaacagatctgaCACAGTGAGCAGAGTAGTTTTTACGGGAAGAACTGTGCCTTTGAGTACACATGTTTATGAAAATGGTCACTAACCTGTGGCACAACCGCCACTGTTTGTCGCATGCTCTCCAAGTCCACGTGACGGATGTCTTGACCGTTGATGAGGATGCGACCAGCCTGAGGGTCATAGAACCGGTACAGCAGACGCACTATTGTTGATTTCCTGAAACAGTTTCGAATGGATTTATGGGAAGGGCTTAAAACAATACAGAAATGGGCTCtttcattgaaaaataaaaaatggaagtgactgacatacagacaggcacgcacacacttccacacacacacacacacacacacttccacacAGAGGAGGGATTGGCTAGGGGAGAGACAGATTTTGATTCTACACACAGGAAACAGTACTACAAAATACTGACAATTATTGGCTGTCATTTTCTTCATATTATTTTGAAGTCAGCAGGCCACACTTCACACTTTACTTCCAATTTATTTAGTATCAAACCCCCACCATGGTCATCACcaacaacatgaacaacaacaaacgacGACAACATAATTTAAATTACCCAGATCCACTGCCACCAACGATGGCAACCTTCTTTCCTGCTGGCACCTCAAAGGACATCCCCTGCAGGATCTTCTGGCCAGGAACGTACTCAAAGACCACATCCTGGAAGGTGATGGTGGCCTCTGGCGGTGTCACCTGCAGCACTGGTGCTCCTGGTTCGCTCTGGAACAAACGGCACAAAAACATGTGAACAGATGTGCCTGGAGGCAGTAAATTTGCTACATTGTATGACAAGCgtaatggcctagtggataagatgcCGGCCTCTCAAGCGGAAGGTCGtcggttcaaatcccggccgcacctggtgggttaagggtggatattttttcgatctcccaggtcaactgatgtgcagacctgctagtgccttattccctTTTGTGAGTGCATGCAAgctgcaagcacaagaccaactgtgcacggaaaagatcctgtaatccctATCAGAGTTTCGTGGttatagaaaaacaaaaataccaaTCATGCATCCCCCTAAAGCGGTTTATggctaaatggcagggtaaaaacggtcatatactcaaaagccgtgggagtgaacgaagaagaagctACATTGTATCTTCTACTGCTTACGCAACCCGACTTTCAAAATAAACAGCAATTTGGGAATGTGCAAAGTGTTTTGTGCTGCCTTTTATTTATCAAAGCATGCAGAAGGCCCATCCCTTGTCACTATGTGGTTCCTTGAGTGCCTCAGTGTCCTGAAGAGCTATGCCTGAGGGAGCATAAGCTCCTGGTACGGTCACCTACACTGGACAGGTCAAAGGGTAGAGAACAGACTAATAAGGACCAGCTCCCTCCTacctaaacaaaacaaaaaaagaattcCAGAAGCATTAACGTTTTGTGTGAGAGCAGAAGAGGAGTACCTGTAGTGCTGGCAGAGTGTGAGAAGCAAATTCCTTGCCAAACCCGTAACTTGCATCAACATGGGTTTTGTTCAGTTAGATGTACATGTCCTACGGTTGAGCCACATTAAGGCCTATGAACTAATGCCTCGACAACTCTAAAATTGGTATGGCCATGATAACTGAGTTTCTAAGCCTGAAGAAAAAGTGAAAACACTATCATGAAACAGACAAGATGAAATGTTTCTACTAGTAGCCCACATACAGATTGTGCAGCAGAAGGTTCAAATATTTCATCTTGCTCAAAGCATTACCACACTTCATATAAGCATAGCTTATTGTGTGGTCCCAAGTTAATCTTCTGTATCATATGCCAGCCTTAGTCATCTAAATataccagcacggttggcctagtggtaaggcgtccgccccgtgatcgggaggtcgtgggttcgaaccccggccgggtcatacctaagactttaaaattggcaatctagtggctgctccgcctggcgtctggcattatggggttagtgctaggactggttggtccggtgtcagaataatgtgactgggtgagacatgaagcctgtgctgcgacttctgtcttgtgtgtggcgcacgttataaatgtcaaagcagcaccgccctgatatggcccttcgtggtcggctgggcgttaagcaaacaaacaaacaagtcatctAAATAAAATCACGTTTAAACCAAAGCATTATCATCTGACCACGTCTACCATTATGGAGGTCTCTCATCTCCCAAccactccctccccccctcccccacccattTACCTTTCCTCTACAAGTGCAGACGTACCTTGATGCTTGTGGACAGGTTTAGAAGGTTGAACATGGTTTGCATGTCGATGAGCGACTGTCGCACTTCACGGTACACTGACCCCAGGAAGTTAAGCGGCATTGACAACTGGAACAGCAGTCCGTTCACCATGACCAGGTCTCCAACCGTCATGGTCCCTGAACACACAGTAAAAGTGATCAACAGTGCATTTTGTAGAAAAAAATCCTCTCCTATATCTCGCTCAGTGTCTTGGatacatgtgcatgtgtgtgttgtgtgtctcaACTTGAAGGGGCACGAAGCTTCCACAGCCCCATACAAAATCTCAATAAATATTTCCAGAAATTGTCTATTTCACTCTCCTCAAGTAAAGACAAGACTACAAAGTAAGCGACccttttctctcactctctctcccttcatGATATTCTGAGTGGCGAGAACCATgacggctctctctctctctctctcttaccttgAGTGGACATGTTTATTATGTAAATTTTactgtaattaacttaacttctattttttcttgttattaatccagttaccctcaatgggcgagggcaggatgaaaacaagtcgcgtaaggcgaaaatacaacatttagtcaagtagctgtcgaactcacagaatgaaactgaacgcaatgcaacgcagcaagaccgtatactcgtagcatcgtcagtccaccgctcatggcaaaggcagtgaaattgacaagaagagcggggtagtagttgcgctgagaaggatagcacgcttttctgtacctctcttcgttttaactttctgagcgtgttttcaatccaaacatatcatatctacagtACTCCCCAGTTAACGTCACTACCGTTTAAGGTCACACCTCTGATAACATCAATCAGGGTGTTGGTCCCGACCTAAAGCCTTCTTTGTATGACTAAGAAAACCTCGCTTACCGTGACCTCGGATATGGGAACACCTCTTTTTAGGTGACCCCCGTTCTGGTCTCTAAATGCAGAAGACCACCGCTTAAGATCAAGCGAAACTGAAACGGAAAAAAATCTCCCAATAATGCGGCCttgaccacaggagcttgtatccaaccactGGTCGataatagaccctatcggtattccaagctctcgtaatctctcgcaaacttcagagcatagcaaagcatgcggtacagcgatctcgtgcgagctgcacaagccaaggttcgaagttctcgcaatgttcaaagcataacaaagagcgtgtctcgcgagagctgctcagataccaaAAAGGTctattatttactcctgcatgcttattatttactgctgcatgcttacccttactactactatttattAGTAAATAAATAATAAGTAGTAAATAGTACTAGTAGACTGTatgaataaggagtaaataaatggaataaggagtaaataattattgaccggtggttggatacaagctgtGGCCTTGAcagagtttttttctctccataatGACGTCAAAAGAGAAGTGACGCACAAATGTAAACGTCATCAGATTATTTGGCCCGATTATTTTACCCCAAAGAGAAGGATGAGGAAATCTTTCGCAAATAAAACTTGGAAAATAGTTCCCGCCAAAAAAGTTGCTGAACCAATCAAATTGCCAACGGAAACCACTTTGACAGAGTGAGACCCGTGGATGATGACAGATGTAACTGCAGTGTGCCCGCTCCCCTTCTGCAGAGGTGCATGAGGCTAGAATTGACCTCATGTTGTAATGCATGTCATAAGCAATATTTGAGTAGTGCCAATTTTAGGCCAAAATAAAAGACATTGTTCAAGATTTGAGATATTTggaagttctctctctctctctttctctctctctttcgttccccctctctctctcttctctcatggtctctgtttctgtctgtctgtctgtctctcactctcagtctccgacccctctcctctctctctttctctctatctttgccCCCAGTctggccatctctctctcttctatcatgtctctttctctctctcagcctccaatctctctctctctctctctctctctctctctctctctctgtctctctctctctctctctctctctctctctctctctctctctctctctctctctctctctctctctctctctttacatttaggcaagttttgactaaatgttttaacatagagggggaatcgagacgagggtcgtggtgtatgtgtgtgtgtgtgtgtgtgtgtgtgtgtgtgtctgtgtctgtgcatgtgtgtgtgtagagcgattcagaccaaactacttgaccgatctttatgaaatttgacatgagagttcctgggaatgatatccccgaacattacttttgatgacgtcatatccggctttttgtaaaagttgaggcggcactgtcacaccctcattttttaataaaattgattgacatttttgtaaagcaatcttcgacgaaggccggactttggtattgcatttcagcttggtggcttaaaaattaattaatgactttggtcattaaaatctgaaaattgtaataaattctttttttatataaaacgatccaaatttacgttaattttattctacatcatttcctgattccaaaaacatataaagatGTTATagttggattaaaaataagctctgaaaattaaaaatataaaaattatgatcaaaattaaatttccgaaatcgatttaaaaacaatttcatcttattccttgtcggttgctgattccatatagatatgatatgtttggattaaaaacacgctcacaaagaggtacagaaaagcgtgcgatgcagcacagcgaaaccactaccgcgctgaacaggctcatcagtttcactccgttatgcactagcggcggactacggtcattgtgaaaaaatgcagtgcgttcagttttattctgtgagttccacagcttgactaaatgtagtaatttcgccttacgcgacttgttaactctgtctctctctccgtctcctctctttatctctgtttgtcatgatcagtttgtctgtgtctctcttctctttctatgtctgtctgtctgtctgacctcacctctctctctctctctctctctctctctcgctctcgctctctctctctctctctctctctctctctctctctctctctctctctctctctctctctctcgctctctctctctctctctctaatgcagCCGAtggtctctgtgtcagtgtcagtatgtatgtcagtgtgtgtttctctctggaTCTGCCCATTATCACGTCATTGACTTTCAATTGGCGGGAAGTCTTTTATGGGGCCTCAAACTTAACTCTGAtctcctcggataagatcaattttttctactgaaattgatcttatccgaggatcGGTTAACGTGTCCCTCGGATAAGATCACGAATTTTTTTGGTCCCAACGAGGGTCACCTTATCCGAGGAGtactgtatatgtttttggaatcaggaaccgacaaggaataagatgaaagtgtttttaaattgatttcgaaaatttaattttgatcataatttttatatttttaattttcagagcttgtttttaatccgaatataacatagttatatgtttttggaatcagaaaatgatggagaataagatgaacgtaaatttggatcgttttataagaaagtttttttttttacaattttcagatttttaatgaccaaaatcattaattaaattttaagccaccaagctgaaatgcaataccgaagtccgggcttcgtcggagattacttgaccaacatttcaaccaatttggttgaaaaatgagagcgtgacagtgccgcctcaactttcacgaaaagccggatatgacgtcatcaaagacatttatcaaaaaaaatgaaaaaaacgtctgaggatatcatacccaggaactctcatgtcaaatttcatgaagatcggtccagtagtttagtctgaatcgctctacacacacacacgcacagacagacagacacacatacaccacgaccctcgtctcgattcccccctctatgttaaaacatttagtcaaaacttgactaaatgtaaaaagcatgcttacattgcttattctgttaccctcgaaaaagtaaagttcaattcaattcaagtctctctcactctcaccctTCATGATATTCTGAGTGGCGAGAACCATGACCGCTGTGATGCCAACACTGAAGATGACGTTCTGGCCCCAGTTCAGCAGTGCAAGGCTGGTGGTCGTTTTGAGCGATGCCTGCTCGTAGTTCTTCAGGTGAACGTCGTACGTTTCTGCTTCATATTTCTCATTGTTGAAGTACTGGCAGAACACAAAAAGGAGATGTTATTCATTTTGCCGGAAGAGGTTGAGTACTTGATTGTGCGATGATAAACTTGAAAGCAGGAATAACATTTCCTAATAAATCACCATGTACAAAAATGATGCAAGTCTACTAAAATTCAtccgtttatttatttttttattaattcatttatgaaccccattttaagaccccccaatatAAGACTTCATTAAGA
The sequence above is a segment of the Littorina saxatilis isolate snail1 linkage group LG3, US_GU_Lsax_2.0, whole genome shotgun sequence genome. Coding sequences within it:
- the LOC138962334 gene encoding iron-sulfur clusters transporter ABCB7, mitochondrial-like codes for the protein MAVVLVRCRLSASGLLGFSFTESSKCLPINRQLGTLHQLRFRGLLRVNQHVYMVQKSQQHGDKRGQIDGRHNVTFGKTTLFQKIYRRILPERLWHPGASSFNPQDVKGLPQDKEVPGKDILRAMMTYIWPKDNLGTKVRVITALSLLVGAKVVNVQVPFIFKHGVDYLNNSDNWLHINDASGTMVTAGVAIMIGYGVARATSVAFNELRNAVFAKVAQNSIRRLAQSVFLHLHNLDLNFHLSRQTGALSKAIDRGTRGINFVLSALVFNVVPTIFEVSLVSGIMYYKCGGSFALVTLGCITAYTVFTLAITQWRTKFRVIMNKADSQAGNKAIDSLINYETVKYFNNEKYEAETYDVHLKNYEQASLKTTTSLALLNWGQNVIFSVGITAVMVLATQNIMKGTMTVGDLVMVNGLLFQLSMPLNFLGSVYREVRQSLIDMQTMFNLLNLSTSIKSEPGAPVLQVTPPEATITFQDVVFEYVPGQKILQGMSFEVPAGKKVAIVGGSGSGKSTIVRLLYRFYDPQAGRILINGQDIRHVDLESMRQTVAVVPQDCVLFHDTVFHNIHYGNLQKSEQDVYEAAKMAEIHDAITTRFPAQYKTQVGERGLKLSGGEKQRVAIARAIMKDTPILVYDEATSSLDTITEQNILRALRRITQGRTTIVIAHRLSTVVDADEIFVLENGRVAERGTHFELMANPLSKYYELWHKQSAVPDLSDSVQDENENQEEPVIDDKNSIPH